Proteins from one Panicum virgatum strain AP13 chromosome 7K, P.virgatum_v5, whole genome shotgun sequence genomic window:
- the LOC120639571 gene encoding transcription factor GHD7-like — translation MSEPTCSVCGAAACGSNLLHASADDSRRASFSIFPVVHDHHEPGVQQPPSGSLHEFQFFGQDDHESVAWLFDDPPPSISDNQPPVEGQPHNKRSSMFDDPFGQQYHPGNGLTFEVSLGLGGGARHKEIAASATIMSFCGSTFTDAASSRLNEPILIDGQLQRPIDPSMEREAKLMRYKEKKMRRCYEKQIRYASRKAYAEMRPRVKGRFAKVPEASAP, via the exons ATGTCGGAGCCAACATGCAGCGTGTGTGGCGCAGCCGCCTGCGGCTCGAACCTGTTGCACGCTAGCGCAGATGATAGCCGGCGGGCCTCCTTCTCCATCTTCCCCGTGGTTCATGATCATCATGAGCCCGGGGTACAGCAGCCACCGTCCGGGAGCCTGCATGAGTTCCAGTTCTTTGGCCAGGACGACCACGAAAGCGTCGCATGGCTCTTCGACGACCCACCGCCTTCCATCAGCGATAACCAGCCCCCAGTTGAGGGCCAACCTCACAATAAGAGGTCATCCATGTTTGACGACCCGTTTGGGCAGCAGTACCACCCCGGGAACGGGCTAACCTTCGAGGTTTCGCTTGGcctcggcggcggagctcgccacaAGGAGATAGCGGCAAGCGCCACCATC ATGTCATTCTGTGGGAGCACATTTACGGACGCTGCAAGCTCGAGGCTCAATGAGCCAATCCTGATCGACGGTCAGCTGCAAAGGCCAATAGATCCATCAATGGAGAGGGAGGCAAAGTTGATGAGGTacaaggagaagaagatgaggaggtgCTATGAGAAGCAAATCCGATATGCATCCAGGAAAGCCTACGCGGAGATGAGACCCCGCGTGAAAGGCCGATTTGCCAAGGTACCcgaagcttctgcaccatga
- the LOC120639573 gene encoding glyoxylate/hydroxypyruvate reductase HPR3-like isoform X2, with translation MGTTAGEPPAVHPAVLFIRRPGAPFSNAMHQRFRVLDSVASGEPLAAFLAAAAAKPDPPRAAVIMGGGVVRADASFLDAVLSIRCLVSTAAGVDHIDLAECARRGVAVANSGTVYSADVADHAVGMLVDVIRRVSAAERFVRRGLWPVQGDYALGSTLRGKRVGIIGLGNIGSLIAKRLEAFGCVIHYNSRGPKDSVAYKYFPDVHDLASESEVLVVACALNKETRHVVSKDVLEALGTDGIVINIGRGASIDEAELVIALKEGRIAGAGLDVFENEPAVPSDLLSMDNVVLTPHSAVFTLESRSDLCEHLICNLEAFFSGKPLLTPVLP, from the exons ATGGGCACCACCGCCGGGGAGCCTCCGGCGGTCCACCCGGCCGTGCTTTTCATCCGCCGCCCGGGCGCGCCCTTCTCCAACGCGATGCACCAGCGCTTCCGCGTCCTGGACTCGGTGGCCTCTGGTGAGCCGCTCGCCgctttcctcgccgccgccgcagccaagcCCGACCCGCCTCGCGCCGCGGTCATCATGGGAGGCGGCGTCGTCCGTGCGGACGCCTCGTTCCTCGACGCCGTCCTCTCCATCCGCTGCCTCGTCAGCACGGCCGCGGGCGTCGACCACATCGACCTTGCCGagtgcgcgcgccgcggcgtcgccgtcgccaactCCGGGACCGTCTACTCCGCCGACGTCGCCGACCACGCCGTTGGCATGCTCGTCGACGTGATCCGGCGCGTGTCGGCGGCAGAGCGATTCGTCCGGCGTGGTCTCTGGCCGGTGCAGGGGGACTACGCTCTCGGATCCACG CTGCGTGGCAAGCGCGTTGGAATCATCGGCTTGGGGAACATTGGATCACTGATCGCAAAGAGGCTTGAAGCCTTTGGCTGTGTCATCCACTACAACTCCAGAGGACCCAAGGATTCAGTGGCTTACAAGTACTTTCCTGATGTCCATGATCTTGCCTCTGAATCAGAAGTGCTTGTTGTTGCATGCGCACTGAACAAGGAGACACGCCACGTTGTCAGCAAGGATGTTTTGGAGGCCCTAGGAACGGATGGGATTGTCATAAACATTGGTCGAGGAGCAAGCATCGACGAGGCGGAGCTGGTCATAGCTCTGAAAGAGGGAAGGATTGCAGGAGCTGGCCTTGATGTCTTCGAGAATGAACCCGCGGTGCCATCTGATCTCCTGTCCATGGACAATGTTGTTCTGACGCCCCATTCAGCGGTTTTCACATTGGAGTCGAGGTCAGACCTGTGTGAGCACTTGATATGCAACCTTGAAGCTTTCTTCTCCGGTAAGCCGTTGCTCACGCCGGTCCTTCCCTGA
- the LOC120639573 gene encoding glyoxylate/hydroxypyruvate reductase HPR3-like isoform X1, with amino-acid sequence MGTTAGEPPAVHPAVLFIRRPGAPFSNAMHQRFRVLDSVASGEPLAAFLAAAAAKPDPPRAAVIMGGGVVRADASFLDAVLSIRCLVSTAAGVDHIDLAECARRGVAVANSGTVYSADVADHAVGMLVDVIRRVSAAERFVRRGLWPVQGDYALGSTLRGKRVGIIGLGNIGSLIAKRLEAFGCVIHYNSRGPKDSVAYKYFPDVHDLASESEVLVVACALNKETRHVVSKDVLEALGTDGIVINIGRGASIDEAELVIALKEGRIAGAGLDVFENEPAVPSDLLSMDNVVLTPHSAVFTLESRSDLCEHLICNLEAFFSVNATHMNIWRTVFECSAGIL; translated from the exons ATGGGCACCACCGCCGGGGAGCCTCCGGCGGTCCACCCGGCCGTGCTTTTCATCCGCCGCCCGGGCGCGCCCTTCTCCAACGCGATGCACCAGCGCTTCCGCGTCCTGGACTCGGTGGCCTCTGGTGAGCCGCTCGCCgctttcctcgccgccgccgcagccaagcCCGACCCGCCTCGCGCCGCGGTCATCATGGGAGGCGGCGTCGTCCGTGCGGACGCCTCGTTCCTCGACGCCGTCCTCTCCATCCGCTGCCTCGTCAGCACGGCCGCGGGCGTCGACCACATCGACCTTGCCGagtgcgcgcgccgcggcgtcgccgtcgccaactCCGGGACCGTCTACTCCGCCGACGTCGCCGACCACGCCGTTGGCATGCTCGTCGACGTGATCCGGCGCGTGTCGGCGGCAGAGCGATTCGTCCGGCGTGGTCTCTGGCCGGTGCAGGGGGACTACGCTCTCGGATCCACG CTGCGTGGCAAGCGCGTTGGAATCATCGGCTTGGGGAACATTGGATCACTGATCGCAAAGAGGCTTGAAGCCTTTGGCTGTGTCATCCACTACAACTCCAGAGGACCCAAGGATTCAGTGGCTTACAAGTACTTTCCTGATGTCCATGATCTTGCCTCTGAATCAGAAGTGCTTGTTGTTGCATGCGCACTGAACAAGGAGACACGCCACGTTGTCAGCAAGGATGTTTTGGAGGCCCTAGGAACGGATGGGATTGTCATAAACATTGGTCGAGGAGCAAGCATCGACGAGGCGGAGCTGGTCATAGCTCTGAAAGAGGGAAGGATTGCAGGAGCTGGCCTTGATGTCTTCGAGAATGAACCCGCGGTGCCATCTGATCTCCTGTCCATGGACAATGTTGTTCTGACGCCCCATTCAGCGGTTTTCACATTGGAGTCGAGGTCAGACCTGTGTGAGCACTTGATATGCAACCTTGAAGCTTTCTTCTCCG TGAATGCAACACATATGAACATTTGGAGAACGGTGTTTGAATGCTCGGCAGGaattttgtaa
- the LOC120639574 gene encoding glyoxylate/hydroxypyruvate reductase HPR3-like encodes MASPAASGEVQPPILPALLLFRRQLDASFRAALGRRYRLLDFFASGEPLPVFLAGAAASPDPPRAAVVVGGGAVRVDAAFLDAIPSLGFVFSTGAGVDHIDLHECARRGVAVANSGTVYSADVADHAVGMLIDVLRRVSAAERFVRRGLWPVQGDYPLGNKLGCKRVGIIGLGNIGSLIAKRLQAFGCVIYYTSRRLRDSVPYKYFPNVHDLASESDVLVVACALNKDTRHIVNKDVLEALGKDGIIINIGRGANVDEMELVQALKEGRIAGAGLDVFENEPKVPAELFSMDNVVMTPHVAVFTSESRSDLRDTTIGNLEAFFSGKPLLTPVLSWKGKKMTKEKMNYFTYGKTGHFARECPEAKWKPPPQKSVNIVETEAATSGPGGLPPC; translated from the exons ATGGCGTCCCCCGCGGCGTCCGGCGAGGTTCAGCCCCCCATCCTCCcggccctcctcctcttccgccgCCAGCTGGACGCGTCCTTCCGCGCCGCGCTGGGCCGGCGCTACCGCCTCCTCGACTTCTTCGCATCGGGCGAGCCCCTCCCGGttttcctcgccggcgccgcggcctcgccggacccgccccgcgccgccgtcgtcgtgggAGGCGGCGCCGTCCGCGTGGACGCCGCGTTCCTCGACGCCATCCCGTCCCTCGGATTCGTCTTCAGCACGGGCGCGGGCGTCGACCACATCGACCTCCACGAGTGCGCGCGacgcggcgtcgccgtcgccaactCCGGCACGGTCTACTCCGCCGACGTCGCTGATCACGCCGTCGGCATGCTCATCGACGTGCTAAGGCGCGTCTCGGCGGCCGAGCGGTTCGTCCGCCGCGGCCTCTGGCCAGTGCAGGGGGACTACCCCCTCGGCAACAAG CTAGGCTGCAAGCGTGTTGGTATCATCGGCTTGGGGAACATCGGTTCACTGATCGCGAAGAGGCTTCAAGCTTTTGGCTGTGTCATCTATTACACCTCCAGAAGACTGAGGGATTCAGTCCCGTACAAATACTTCCCTAACGTTCATGATCTTGCTTCTGAATCAGATGTGCTTGTTGTCGCATGCGCGTTGAACAAGGACACACGGCACATTGTCAACAAGGATGTTCTAGAGGCCCTGGGAAAGGATGGGATCATCATAAACATCGGTCGAGGAGCAAATGTCGACGAGATGGAGTTGGTTCAGGCGCTGAAGGAGGGAAGGATTGCAGGAGCTGGTCTAGATGTCTTTGAGAATGAGCCCAAGGTGCCAGCAGAGCTCTTCTCCATGGACAATGTGGTAATGACGCCTCATGTTGCGGTTTTCACATCAGAGTCCAGGTCAGACCTGCGTGACACCACGATCGGTAACCTTGAAGCCTTCTTCTCCGGGAAGCCATTGCTTACGCCGGTGCTTTCCTG GAAGGGAAAAAAGATGACCAAGGAAAAGATGAACTATTTCACCTATGGCAAGACTGGGCACTTTGCTAGAGAGTGTCCTGAGGCTAAGTGGAAGCCTCCTCCACAGAAATCAGTTAACATTGTTGAGACTGAAGCAGCTACTTCTGG GCCGGGCGGGctgcctccttgctga